Within Acidobacteriota bacterium, the genomic segment ACCAACAACAGCAGAACGAGTGCAAATCGCTTCTTCACAACCACAGCCTCCTCAATAACTACCAGGGTATCACTCTCAGGCCGCCACGCGTTCCGCGTGGTGGGCCGCCTCGTGTCCATGTGCGTCGTCATGTCCGTGCTCGGCCGCCACTGCACCTCCGAGGTAGATCATCGTCAACATGACGAAGATGAAGGCCTGGAGCGTGGCCGTGATAATGCCCAGAAACATCATCGGGAGCGGCACCAGGAACGGCACGATGCTGAACAGAATCAGGATGACCAGTTCCTCGCCGAAGATGTTGCCAAACAGCCGGAGCGACAGCGACAGCACCCGCGAGAAATGGCTGATGACTTCGATGGGCAGCCAGACAATCGCCAGCGACCAGTGCGCGCCGGGCGGCACCGCGAAGTGTTTGAGATACGACACGATGCCCTGCGACCTGATGCCCTGGGCGTGGTAGTACACCCAGACGGTCACCGCGCATCCCAGCGTCACGTTGATGCTGCTGGTCGGCGCCATCAACCCGGGGATGAGCCCCATCAGGTTGCCGAACAGGATAAAGATCCCGATGGTCCCAACCAGCGTCAGGTAGCTGCGGCCTGTCGGCCCCACCATCACGTCGAGCATCTCGGCCAGACCGCCGACGATGTCCTCGAAGATGATCTGCAGCTTGCCGGGATTCTCGACGCTCAACCGCGACTTCACGACGAAGGCCAGAATCGCCACGGCGAACACAATCAGACAGACCATCACGATGTAGTTCGGGATGGGCGCCGACGGGTTCTCGACATGGAATCCGAGAAGGCCAAGCAGGCTGTTCACCAGCGGACCGAACGGGGCGTTGGCCGCCTGCACGATCCAGAGCGTGTGTTCGAGCTTTTCCATAGCCGAAATCGGATAACGTCAACCCGCGTAGCGGCCCTGCCGCCGCGGTTCTGGAGTGCCGCGTAAAGAATGAAGAATAGCGTATAAACAGGCCGTCAGTAAAGCGTTTGCCCTGGTTCTCCAGCGCATGGCTATTGAGCCGGACGGCGCAAATAGCAGATACTGAACGCTCGCCTCCCCAGACGCCGGCGCGAAGACGCTGGCGAAGGGCGCGGGTTGGTCTCGCGCTGGTGAGACGGGGAACTGGAACCGCTGAGAGATGGCACACGCACGGGCAACGATCGATCGGGACAAGGCCCGCGACGCAGGCATGGCCTTTGTCCTGCTCTGCCTGCTTGGAGCCGGATGGTCGCACGCCCGGTGGCTCGAATGGACGGCCATCGCCGCACTGGTCGTCGACATGGTCTGGCCGGCCGCCTTCACGCCCTTCGCCGTCGTCTGGTTCTGGTTGTCCGAAGTGATGGGCGCGGTTGTCTCGAAGATCCTGCTGACCGTGCTGTTCTTCGGCGTGGTGACCCCCATCGGCCTGGTGCGGCGGGCACTCGGCCTGGACTCGATGCGCCTGAGGCAGTGGCGGCGCGGCCGGGAGTCAGTGTTCACCGTGCGCGATCACCACTACACGTCAGCGGACATCGACCGTCCGTACTAGCGAGGGACCATGCAGTTTCTGACAGACCTCTGGGGCTTCCTCAGGACACGCAAGAAGTACTGGCTGCTGCCGATGATGCTGGTGCTTCTGCTCTTCGGTGCGCTCGTCTTCCTGGCAGGCGGCACCGCGGTGGCGCCGTTCATCTACACGCTGTTCTAGGACGCCGCCCAGGACGATGCCCAACGCGATACTCGGGATCTCCGCCTTCTACCATGACAGCGCGGCCGCCATGCTGGTGGACGGCGAGATTATCGCCGCCGCACACGAAGAACGGTTCTCGCGCAAGAAGCACGACGCCTCGTTTCCGCGCCTTGCGGCGCGCTACGTCCTCGATGAAGCGGGACTGGCGGCGTCCGACATCACCTGCGTGGCGTTCTACGACAAGCCCTTCCTGAAGTTTGAGCGCCTGCTCGAGACGTACCACGGCTTTGCGCCTTCCGGGCTGCGGAGTTTCCTGTCGGCGATCCCGGTCTGGATCAAGGAGAAGCTCTTCATGCGGGAGATGCTGGCCGGCGAGTTTCTGAAGCTCGGACTCGGCACGCCGCAGGTACTTTTCCCCGAGCACCACCTCTCACATGCCGCAAGCGCGTTCTACCCGTCGCCGTTCGACGAGGCGGCGATCCTCACGCTCGACGGTGTCGGGGAATGGGCCACCTCCACCATCGGCCACGGACGCGGCGCCGACATCACGGTCCTGCGTGAGCTCGAGTTTCCCCATTCGCTCGGCCTGCTCTACTCCGCGTTTACGGCCTACCTCGGCT encodes:
- the atpB gene encoding F0F1 ATP synthase subunit A: MEKLEHTLWIVQAANAPFGPLVNSLLGLLGFHVENPSAPIPNYIVMVCLIVFAVAILAFVVKSRLSVENPGKLQIIFEDIVGGLAEMLDVMVGPTGRSYLTLVGTIGIFILFGNLMGLIPGLMAPTSSINVTLGCAVTVWVYYHAQGIRSQGIVSYLKHFAVPPGAHWSLAIVWLPIEVISHFSRVLSLSLRLFGNIFGEELVILILFSIVPFLVPLPMMFLGIITATLQAFIFVMLTMIYLGGAVAAEHGHDDAHGHEAAHHAERVAA
- a CDS encoding SxtJ family membrane protein, which produces MAHARATIDRDKARDAGMAFVLLCLLGAGWSHARWLEWTAIAALVVDMVWPAAFTPFAVVWFWLSEVMGAVVSKILLTVLFFGVVTPIGLVRRALGLDSMRLRQWRRGRESVFTVRDHHYTSADIDRPY
- a CDS encoding DUF5989 family protein, which codes for MQFLTDLWGFLRTRKKYWLLPMMLVLLLFGALVFLAGGTAVAPFIYTLF